A portion of the Oxynema aestuarii AP17 genome contains these proteins:
- a CDS encoding BON domain-containing protein → MNIILTLGIAALTLASLFALNRRSLKTPFALLSVVVLMATSAFPAIAHTQVAALGASDSALNSRQKQAEETLKLSPEKTQYKGIEYVRRNTGGQPLSDREIQTKISSDISENLVANVSSGAVILSGTVQDRQTAKDIVREVKNIPGVHQVTFELGLQEVAS, encoded by the coding sequence ATGAATATCATCTTAACTTTAGGAATCGCGGCTCTCACTCTCGCCAGTTTGTTTGCTCTCAATCGGCGATCGCTCAAAACTCCATTTGCCTTGCTATCTGTGGTTGTTCTGATGGCAACGAGCGCTTTCCCGGCGATCGCGCACACTCAAGTCGCCGCATTAGGTGCCTCGGACTCGGCTCTCAATAGTCGTCAGAAACAAGCCGAAGAAACCCTCAAACTCAGTCCCGAAAAAACGCAATATAAAGGAATCGAGTACGTCCGACGCAATACCGGGGGTCAACCTCTGAGCGATCGCGAAATTCAAACTAAAATTTCATCGGATATTTCCGAAAACTTGGTCGCCAACGTCTCCAGTGGTGCGGTCATTCTATCGGGAACCGTCCAAGATCGCCAAACCGCTAAAGACATCGTTCGAGAAGTTAAAAATATTCCCGGCGTCCATCAAGTGACCTTTGAATTGGGATTGCAAGAAGTCGCCTCATAA
- a CDS encoding pentapeptide repeat-containing protein, with protein MNVIQVKARLKQGVRDFQQQDLTGIDLTGFDLSYSNLAGVNLSYAILKHTNLEGANLEQANFKCADLTYGNLTAIRSTAAIFVGANLSYANLSGADLNACNFKKANLIRANLYRALLTNTDFTQANLTETNLAEADLNHTILYDTNLTRSDLERVDLSQAILDKVVLADGTMPRED; from the coding sequence GTGAACGTCATTCAAGTGAAAGCTCGATTAAAACAGGGAGTCCGGGATTTCCAACAACAGGATTTAACCGGAATTGATTTAACTGGATTTGACCTGAGTTACAGCAATCTCGCCGGGGTCAATCTCAGTTATGCCATCCTCAAACATACCAATTTAGAAGGTGCCAACCTGGAACAAGCGAACTTTAAATGCGCCGATTTAACCTATGGAAATTTAACGGCGATTCGTTCGACTGCCGCGATTTTCGTTGGAGCCAATTTGAGTTACGCCAACTTAAGCGGCGCCGATCTCAACGCTTGTAACTTCAAAAAAGCGAACTTAATTCGTGCCAATCTCTATCGTGCTCTTTTGACCAATACCGATTTCACGCAAGCCAATTTAACGGAAACTAACCTCGCCGAAGCCGATTTGAATCACACCATTCTCTACGACACCAATTTAACTCGCTCTGACCTCGAACGGGTCGATTTAAGCCAAGCCATCCTCGATAAAGTTGTTTTAGCTGATGGTACGATGCCGAGAGAGGATTAA
- a CDS encoding TrkA C-terminal domain-containing protein — protein sequence MAALASVFVVLTLSLLINRIATVVLTLTGLSRESARFQARSALTGVGFTTRESEQIVRHRVRRETISVLMLLGNVGIVTTISSLLLTFLNSVGPRQWIVRLLILGVGLFLLWRGATSQWIDRHLSRAIESALRRWTRLEVRDYVRLLHLSGEYTVTQLRVQPQDWLANDDLQGLNLTREGVTVLGIHRSNGRYVGAPQSDTRIYPGDTLVLYGRLPVLAELDDRCADLAGEASHHRAIAEQERRVKQQDCQEKQENF from the coding sequence TTGGCTGCTTTAGCTTCGGTGTTCGTTGTTTTGACTTTATCATTACTTATCAACCGTATTGCGACGGTGGTACTGACTTTAACTGGATTATCCCGCGAGTCCGCCCGTTTTCAAGCGCGATCGGCCTTAACTGGCGTCGGCTTTACGACCCGCGAATCCGAGCAAATCGTCCGCCATCGCGTCCGTCGAGAGACGATCTCGGTGTTGATGTTGCTCGGAAATGTCGGGATTGTGACGACGATTTCTTCATTATTGTTAACGTTTCTCAACAGTGTCGGTCCGCGACAGTGGATCGTCCGCTTGCTGATTTTAGGGGTGGGACTGTTCCTGTTGTGGCGGGGAGCCACCAGTCAGTGGATCGATCGCCATCTGTCCCGGGCGATCGAATCGGCGTTGCGACGGTGGACGCGGCTAGAGGTGAGAGATTACGTGCGCCTTCTCCACTTGTCTGGAGAATATACCGTCACGCAATTGAGGGTACAACCGCAAGATTGGCTCGCTAACGACGACTTACAAGGGTTAAACCTGACCCGTGAAGGGGTCACCGTTTTGGGAATTCACCGCTCCAACGGGCGTTACGTCGGCGCACCCCAGAGCGACACGCGCATCTATCCCGGGGATACCCTGGTGCTTTACGGGCGCCTTCCGGTGTTAGCCGAACTCGACGATCGCTGTGCGGATCTGGCGGGAGAAGCCTCCCATCACCGGGCGATCGCCGAACAAGAACGGCGGGTCAAACAGCAGGATTGCCAAGAAAAGCAAGAAAATTTTTAA
- the atpD gene encoding F0F1 ATP synthase subunit beta, translating into MVSESQALPANRGEVISIRGSVIDVRFNDRLPELYHRLSAGENDEIAIETIGHLDDRTVRGIALNSISGLGRSSTVTDTGKPLQVPVGRRLLGRVFNVFGESVDRKTPIVEGEWRSIHQKPIPIGDRATTSEILETGIKAIDLLAPLERGGKAGLFGGAGVGKTVLITEMINNMVSHYEGISLFCGIGERNREAEELYRDMKEAGVLDNTVLIFGQMNEPPGARFRVGHAALTMAEYFRDDAQQDVLLLMDNIFRFIQAGQEVSGLMGRLPSRVGYQPTLGTELSELEERISNSASAAITSVQAVYVPADDFTDPAAVHTFGHLSSSIVLSRKRASQGLYPAVDPLQSGSKMLTPTIAGKRHYRTAQAVKQTLANYQELKDIIAMLGIEELSQSDRQVVERARRLERFLTQPFFTTEQFTGKAGKLVSLQETLAGCDRILNDEFSDRPERRLYMIGAIDEVKKSDEPGKTDK; encoded by the coding sequence ATCGTGAGTGAATCTCAAGCATTGCCAGCCAACCGAGGCGAAGTTATCTCCATTCGCGGCAGCGTCATCGACGTGCGTTTTAACGATCGCCTCCCCGAACTGTACCATCGCTTGAGTGCGGGGGAAAACGACGAGATCGCGATCGAAACGATCGGTCATCTCGACGATCGCACCGTGCGCGGGATCGCCCTCAACTCCATTTCCGGCTTGGGCCGCTCCTCGACGGTCACCGACACGGGCAAACCGCTACAAGTCCCCGTCGGTCGGCGATTGCTCGGTCGCGTTTTCAACGTTTTTGGCGAATCCGTCGATCGCAAAACCCCGATCGTCGAGGGGGAATGGCGATCGATCCATCAAAAACCGATCCCCATAGGCGATCGCGCCACCACCTCCGAAATTCTCGAAACCGGGATCAAGGCGATCGACCTGCTCGCTCCCCTCGAACGGGGTGGCAAAGCCGGACTGTTTGGCGGTGCGGGAGTCGGCAAAACCGTTTTAATCACCGAAATGATTAATAACATGGTATCTCACTACGAAGGTATCAGCCTGTTTTGTGGCATCGGCGAACGCAATCGCGAAGCCGAAGAACTCTATCGCGATATGAAAGAGGCGGGGGTTCTCGACAATACCGTTCTCATTTTCGGGCAGATGAACGAACCCCCCGGCGCCCGCTTCCGCGTCGGTCACGCGGCCCTGACCATGGCCGAATATTTCCGCGACGACGCCCAACAAGACGTTTTGTTATTGATGGATAACATTTTTCGGTTCATCCAAGCAGGACAAGAAGTCTCGGGACTGATGGGCCGCCTCCCCTCCCGCGTCGGCTACCAACCGACCCTCGGCACCGAACTGTCCGAGTTGGAAGAACGCATCAGCAACAGTGCCAGCGCCGCCATTACCTCGGTGCAGGCGGTTTACGTGCCCGCCGACGATTTTACCGATCCCGCCGCCGTCCACACCTTCGGACATCTCTCTTCTTCGATTGTCCTGTCGCGCAAACGAGCTAGTCAGGGGCTTTATCCCGCCGTCGATCCCCTCCAGTCCGGCTCGAAAATGCTCACCCCCACGATCGCCGGAAAACGCCACTATCGAACAGCTCAAGCGGTCAAACAAACCCTAGCTAATTATCAAGAATTAAAAGATATTATCGCCATGTTGGGCATCGAGGAACTTTCCCAGAGCGATCGCCAAGTGGTCGAACGCGCCCGACGCTTAGAACGGTTTTTAACTCAGCCCTTTTTTACCACCGAACAGTTTACAGGCAAAGCGGGTAAGTTAGTTTCCTTACAAGAAACCTTAGCCGGATGCGATCGCATTTTAAATGACGAATTTTCCGATCGCCCCGAACGCCGTCTTTACATGATTGGCGCGATCGACGAGGTTAAAAAATCGGACGAACCGGGGAAGACAGACAAGTAA
- a CDS encoding F0F1 ATP synthase subunit epsilon, whose protein sequence is MTINLKILLPNEIFLDRIVTKINAEADNGSFGILPNHIDFVTALVPGILAYEDRSGDESFIAVDEGILVKCDREVLISTGAAIGDRDLESLDRTVEEQFKRSDDREKQTRSALAKLQVGFVRGFVELTGGTGETPQ, encoded by the coding sequence ATGACGATTAATTTAAAAATCTTACTCCCAAACGAAATCTTTTTAGATCGAATCGTAACTAAAATTAATGCAGAAGCAGACAACGGTTCCTTTGGCATCTTGCCGAATCATATTGATTTCGTCACCGCCCTCGTTCCCGGTATTTTAGCTTACGAAGATCGAAGCGGCGACGAAAGCTTTATCGCCGTCGATGAAGGAATTTTAGTCAAATGCGATCGCGAGGTTTTAATTTCTACCGGAGCGGCGATCGGCGATCGAGATTTGGAAAGTTTAGATCGCACCGTCGAAGAACAGTTTAAACGCTCCGACGATCGCGAAAAACAAACCCGTTCGGCTTTAGCCAAATTGCAAGTTGGCTTCGTTCGGGGCTTTGTCGAACTTACAGGAGGAACTGGTGAAACGCCCCAATAA
- a CDS encoding AtpZ/AtpI family protein yields the protein MKRPNKFGLKKYRKKRDRFQQEIRQKSRRKLKARRDEDENLWFWVGTFGLVGWAIAIPTLIGTAIGIWLDRTWESQYSWTLMMLLFGVILGCFNAWYWIQRERIER from the coding sequence GTGAAACGCCCCAATAAATTCGGTTTAAAAAAATACCGAAAAAAACGCGATCGCTTTCAGCAAGAAATCCGTCAAAAATCCCGACGCAAATTAAAAGCACGCCGCGATGAGGATGAAAATTTGTGGTTTTGGGTGGGAACCTTCGGTCTCGTCGGTTGGGCGATCGCCATTCCCACCCTAATCGGAACGGCGATCGGAATTTGGCTCGATCGCACCTGGGAAAGTCAATATTCCTGGACATTAATGATGTTATTATTTGGGGTCATTCTCGGCTGTTTTAATGCTTGGTATTGGATTCAGCGAGAACGAATAGAACGATAG
- a CDS encoding ATP synthase subunit I, with translation MNLEYFAEYFADYSPLLTAIFGGFALGLFYFGSLWVTVRQLPTTQWPIQLIIGSLIGRLTIALLGFYLIIDGQWQRALLGLLGFILARFILTKSLKLPKKAKFSIQK, from the coding sequence ATGAACTTAGAATATTTTGCAGAATATTTCGCCGATTATTCACCTCTCCTTACAGCAATTTTTGGAGGATTTGCTTTAGGACTATTTTACTTTGGTAGTCTTTGGGTGACCGTGCGTCAACTGCCAACAACACAGTGGCCAATTCAGTTAATTATCGGCAGTTTAATCGGTCGCTTGACGATTGCCTTATTAGGGTTTTATTTAATTATAGACGGGCAATGGCAACGCGCCTTACTGGGATTACTCGGTTTTATTTTAGCTCGTTTCATCTTAACGAAAAGCTTGAAACTTCCCAAAAAGGCTAAGTTTTCGATCCAGAAATAA
- a CDS encoding F0F1 ATP synthase subunit A: protein MEISPDNIILWQSGIVKLNATILYTWLVMIILVGGSWLVTRQLSVQPKLSRRQHLLEIIVDAIADQIRDASRQEPSQFLPFIGTLFIFVATCNLLTLFPIYESPAGSLSTTTALALCVFVAVPLYGIKNRGVGGYLKHFLQPSPFMLPFQLISEISRTLSLAVRLFGNIMSGSMLVAILLSIVPLLFPMVMRAFGLLIGVIQAYVFAILAMVYIASGMRAQKSS, encoded by the coding sequence ATGGAAATTAGCCCGGACAATATTATTTTATGGCAATCTGGAATCGTCAAACTCAATGCAACGATTCTCTACACTTGGCTGGTGATGATAATTTTAGTTGGCGGATCGTGGCTAGTGACTCGCCAGTTATCGGTTCAACCTAAACTGTCTCGACGCCAACATCTGTTGGAAATTATTGTAGATGCGATCGCCGACCAAATTCGCGATGCCAGTCGTCAAGAACCCAGCCAATTTTTGCCCTTTATCGGCACTTTATTTATCTTTGTTGCCACTTGTAATTTACTGACTTTATTTCCAATTTACGAATCTCCGGCGGGGTCGTTATCGACAACAACCGCATTAGCTTTATGCGTCTTTGTTGCCGTTCCTTTATACGGGATTAAAAATCGAGGAGTGGGAGGCTATTTAAAGCATTTTTTGCAACCGTCCCCCTTCATGTTACCGTTTCAACTCATTAGCGAAATTTCGCGGACTTTATCCCTCGCCGTTCGCTTATTTGGAAACATCATGAGTGGCAGTATGTTGGTGGCGATTTTGCTCTCGATCGTGCCGTTATTGTTTCCAATGGTCATGCGCGCTTTTGGCTTGTTAATTGGCGTCATTCAAGCTTATGTATTTGCAATTTTGGCAATGGTTTACATTGCTTCGGGAATGCGCGCTCAGAAGAGCAGTTAA
- a CDS encoding F0F1 ATP synthase subunit C, whose amino-acid sequence MSDISLIGMMSIFTAGLSIGLGAIGPAIGEGLALANAMRALAQQPDKANTITRTLFVGMALIESTAIYCFVVSMILIFANPFWNYVLDRSGG is encoded by the coding sequence ATGAGCGACATTAGTTTAATTGGGATGATGTCGATTTTTACCGCAGGACTGTCGATTGGGTTAGGAGCGATCGGTCCGGCGATCGGTGAAGGATTGGCGTTAGCAAATGCGATGCGAGCTTTGGCGCAACAACCGGATAAAGCGAATACGATTACTCGTACTTTATTTGTGGGGATGGCGTTGATTGAATCCACGGCAATTTACTGTTTTGTCGTCTCGATGATTTTAATTTTTGCCAATCCATTTTGGAATTATGTTTTAGATCGAAGTGGAGGGTAA
- a CDS encoding F0F1 ATP synthase subunit B family protein yields the protein MLIDWFTVIAQLINFLILVYLLQRFLYKPIVKTIADRDRQIEQQWNEAHRSREVADREAKSYRQQQEQLEQQRDRWLAEAREEAEKRRKSLVEEARSQVDRMRAQWHSKLRRDRHYFVENLQNQLVEETDSLTRRVLRDLADVDLEERAIAQLIDRLHHLSDRDREQIREALNSSDAPILIRTRFALSPETHEEFLNVMGRELKIDGLDVNFKTSDRVIGGITLNIGGYQIAWTIESYLQGVRDRVSEAIDRVTVPLDREESDRVESEENREKALQVELVRQSYTIARRVLKDFADEELQNRAIDVFLRQLKQLDERDRDEIARSIRNSGQAIAIRTSFKLSQSTRQQLIDRLQECSLLDSESVEFVESSDLDCGIQLKLGDREIGWTLDGYFQDLEAELMGIEKELQVIH from the coding sequence GTGTTAATTGATTGGTTTACCGTTATTGCCCAACTTATCAATTTTTTAATTCTCGTTTATTTGTTGCAGCGTTTTTTATACAAACCCATTGTCAAGACGATCGCCGATCGCGATCGACAGATCGAGCAACAGTGGAATGAGGCGCATCGATCGCGCGAAGTCGCCGACCGCGAAGCTAAATCGTACCGCCAGCAACAAGAACAGCTAGAGCAACAGCGCGATCGCTGGCTCGCCGAAGCTCGGGAAGAAGCGGAAAAACGCCGCAAGTCTTTAGTGGAAGAAGCGCGATCGCAAGTCGATCGAATGCGCGCCCAGTGGCATTCTAAGTTACGGCGCGATCGCCATTATTTTGTAGAAAACTTGCAAAATCAACTCGTCGAAGAAACGGACAGTTTGACCCGGCGGGTTTTGCGGGATCTCGCCGATGTCGATCTCGAAGAGCGCGCGATCGCCCAACTGATCGATCGCCTCCATCACTTGAGCGATCGCGATCGCGAGCAAATTCGCGAAGCACTCAACTCGTCTGACGCGCCGATCTTAATTCGCACTCGCTTCGCGCTGTCGCCGGAAACTCACGAGGAATTCCTCAATGTAATGGGGCGAGAATTAAAGATTGACGGGTTAGATGTCAATTTTAAAACATCAGACCGAGTAATTGGCGGAATTACGCTGAATATAGGCGGATATCAAATTGCATGGACGATCGAATCTTATTTGCAAGGGGTTCGCGATCGCGTCTCGGAAGCGATCGATCGCGTGACGGTTCCCCTAGATCGAGAGGAAAGCGATCGGGTGGAGTCCGAGGAAAATCGGGAAAAAGCCTTGCAGGTCGAACTCGTCCGCCAAAGTTATACGATCGCCCGTCGAGTTTTAAAAGATTTCGCCGATGAAGAATTACAAAACCGCGCCATCGATGTTTTCCTCCGACAATTAAAACAATTGGACGAACGAGACCGAGACGAGATCGCGCGATCGATCCGAAACTCCGGACAGGCGATCGCAATTCGTACCAGTTTTAAGCTCTCCCAATCAACCCGACAGCAGTTAATCGATCGGTTACAAGAGTGCAGCTTACTCGATTCGGAATCGGTCGAATTTGTAGAATCCTCGGATCTCGATTGTGGCATCCAGTTAAAGCTGGGCGATCGCGAAATTGGGTGGACATTAGACGGATATTTCCAAGATTTAGAAGCGGAGTTGATGGGGATCGAAAAAGAGCTACAAGTAATTCACTAA
- a CDS encoding alternate F1F0 ATPase, F1 subunit alpha produces MTSDRVLERVLDATQSTFNSVLDEYRPRLQVREIGRVKSVGEGIASVSGLPNLKINELLQFPGNLFGIAFNLDPDEIGVILLGDSDRLEAGDEVYRTGNELKVPVGESLLGRAIDATGRSLDRGEPIQVEERRSIEREAPAIMDRAPVTVPLQTGLKVVDALIPVGRGQRELIVGDRQTGKTAIALDTIVNQRDKNAICIYCAIAQRNSAVAKAISTLRESGAMDYTIAVVAGGEDPPGLQYITPYAATTMGEYFMERGHDVLVVYDDLTRHAWAYRELSLLLRRPPGREAYPGDIFYIHSRMLERSTHLRDELGGGSLTALPIVETQAQNISAYIPTNLISITDGQIYLSPDLFQKAVLPAVDVGKSVSRVGGKTQIAAYSHVSGDLRLSYSQFQEVEVFARFGTQLDEDTRQTLQRGRRVREILKQPESQPIPVAEQIAVLMAANEGIFDDIPLDRIEDAENAVRERTIDRHPDLCDRIENSEKLSDDDRQSLVEVAGDAIAPFLDDNEVENSADND; encoded by the coding sequence ATGACGAGCGATCGCGTATTAGAAAGAGTTTTAGACGCCACTCAATCTACCTTTAATTCCGTATTGGACGAATATCGACCGCGCCTTCAAGTGCGAGAAATCGGTCGTGTAAAATCCGTTGGTGAAGGAATTGCCAGCGTCTCGGGATTGCCGAATCTTAAAATTAATGAATTGCTCCAGTTTCCCGGAAATTTATTCGGGATTGCATTCAATTTAGATCCGGATGAAATCGGCGTAATTTTATTAGGAGATAGCGATCGTCTCGAAGCTGGAGATGAAGTATATCGTACCGGAAACGAGCTTAAAGTTCCCGTCGGCGAATCCCTACTCGGTCGCGCGATCGATGCGACGGGACGATCGCTCGATCGCGGCGAACCGATTCAAGTAGAAGAACGGCGATCGATCGAACGGGAAGCCCCGGCGATTATGGATCGGGCTCCGGTCACCGTTCCCCTACAAACGGGCTTAAAAGTGGTCGATGCGCTGATTCCCGTGGGACGGGGACAGCGAGAATTGATCGTCGGCGATCGCCAAACGGGAAAAACCGCGATCGCCCTCGATACGATCGTCAACCAACGAGACAAAAACGCGATTTGTATCTATTGCGCGATCGCTCAACGTAACTCAGCCGTCGCCAAAGCCATTTCCACACTACGTGAGAGCGGCGCGATGGACTACACGATCGCCGTAGTCGCGGGTGGCGAAGATCCCCCGGGATTGCAATACATTACCCCCTACGCCGCGACGACAATGGGCGAATATTTTATGGAACGGGGACACGACGTTTTAGTCGTTTACGACGATTTAACCCGCCATGCGTGGGCGTATCGCGAACTGTCGTTGTTGTTGCGTCGTCCCCCCGGTCGCGAAGCGTATCCCGGGGATATTTTTTACATCCACTCTCGCATGTTAGAGCGATCCACTCACTTAAGGGACGAACTCGGTGGCGGTTCTCTCACGGCGCTGCCGATTGTCGAAACTCAAGCGCAAAATATTTCCGCTTACATCCCTACCAATTTAATCTCGATTACCGACGGTCAAATTTATTTATCCCCGGATTTGTTCCAAAAAGCTGTATTACCTGCGGTAGATGTCGGTAAATCGGTGTCTCGCGTCGGTGGAAAGACTCAAATCGCCGCTTACAGCCATGTTTCCGGCGATCTGCGCCTCTCTTATTCCCAATTCCAAGAAGTGGAAGTTTTCGCCCGTTTCGGAACTCAACTCGATGAAGATACCCGACAAACGTTACAACGGGGGCGAAGAGTGCGAGAAATTTTAAAACAACCGGAGTCACAACCGATACCCGTGGCGGAACAAATTGCGGTGTTGATGGCGGCGAACGAGGGGATTTTCGACGACATCCCTTTAGATCGCATTGAAGATGCAGAAAATGCGGTCAGAGAACGGACGATCGATCGCCACCCAGACTTGTGCGATCGCATCGAAAACAGCGAAAAATTGAGCGATGACGATCGCCAGTCCCTCGTGGAAGTCGCCGGGGATGCGATCGCGCCGTTTTTAGACGATAACGAAGTAGAAAATAGCGCAGATAACGACTGA
- a CDS encoding F0F1 ATP synthase subunit gamma: MTTPEALKSTITRVEDLQSVVKTMKALAAVSIRQYQKAVQSLADYNRSVEMGLQIALKHQYFEGDDFGEFLGNFNPKTARLGAIVFGSDRGLCGQFNEQIAERAIAYFHEHNETIDRLSIAAVGARVVPPIQASKYEIDALFSVPSSAKEITPMVQELILNIERWREQGEIDRVVLFYNHSVSGSSYESRVFPLLPVDRQWLSNLQNKQWQSNVMPTFTMDWQLLFSALIRQYLFVSLYRAFAESLASENASRLSSMQAAEKNINERLDDLTGQYRRQRQSSITGELLDIAAGFEALTDR; encoded by the coding sequence ATGACAACTCCAGAAGCCTTAAAATCTACCATTACTCGGGTTGAAGATTTGCAATCCGTGGTTAAAACAATGAAAGCGCTAGCGGCGGTCAGCATTCGCCAATATCAAAAAGCCGTCCAATCCCTCGCCGATTACAACCGTAGTGTAGAAATGGGCTTGCAAATTGCGCTCAAACACCAGTATTTTGAGGGCGATGATTTTGGCGAGTTTTTGGGCAATTTCAATCCAAAAACTGCTCGCTTGGGGGCGATCGTTTTCGGTTCCGATCGAGGACTGTGCGGTCAATTTAACGAACAAATTGCCGAACGGGCGATCGCCTATTTCCACGAACACAACGAAACGATCGATCGCCTCTCGATCGCCGCCGTCGGCGCACGGGTTGTCCCGCCCATTCAAGCCTCAAAATACGAAATTGACGCCCTCTTTTCCGTCCCCAGTTCTGCAAAAGAAATTACCCCCATGGTGCAAGAACTTATTCTCAATATCGAACGGTGGCGAGAACAAGGCGAAATCGATCGCGTGGTTCTCTTTTACAATCATTCAGTTTCCGGTTCTAGTTACGAATCTCGGGTGTTTCCTCTCTTACCCGTCGATCGCCAATGGCTATCTAACTTACAAAATAAACAGTGGCAGAGTAACGTAATGCCCACCTTTACCATGGATTGGCAACTTCTCTTTTCGGCATTAATTCGGCAATATCTTTTTGTTTCTCTCTATCGCGCTTTTGCCGAATCTTTAGCGAGTGAAAACGCCAGCCGTCTGTCTTCGATGCAAGCGGCGGAAAAAAATATTAACGAACGTCTCGACGATCTGACGGGTCAATATCGGCGCCAGCGCCAAAGCTCGATTACCGGAGAACTTCTCGATATTGCTGCCGGATTTGAAGCATTAACTGACCGCTAA